A stretch of Kyrpidia spormannii DNA encodes these proteins:
- a CDS encoding holo-ACP synthase: MIVAVGVDVVEISRIRESLRRRGNRLAERILGAAEKKEYAGRRDPVAFLAGRFAAKEAVAKALGTGIGKVGFQEIEIAGGRGAPEVQLSGKAAEVAGERGIVKWHLSLSHGRETAVAFVVAEGVGHREVN, from the coding sequence TTGATCGTGGCTGTAGGTGTGGATGTGGTGGAGATAAGCCGCATCCGGGAGAGTCTGAGGAGGCGGGGGAACCGCCTGGCCGAACGAATCCTGGGGGCGGCGGAGAAAAAGGAGTATGCGGGACGGCGGGACCCGGTCGCGTTCTTGGCGGGGCGCTTTGCCGCGAAGGAGGCGGTGGCAAAGGCGCTCGGAACGGGGATCGGGAAGGTGGGCTTTCAAGAGATTGAGATTGCGGGGGGGCGGGGGGCCCCCGAAGTGCAACTGTCCGGGAAGGCGGCGGAGGTGGCGGGGGAGCGTGGGATTGTCAAATGGCACCTGTCCCTTTCTCACGGCAGGGAAACGGCGGTGGCGTTTGTTGTGGCAGAAGGTGTGGGACATCGGGAAGTCAACTGA